ACTCGGCGTTATCTTTGGGCGTAACGTTGCGGCAGTCGTGTCCGTGCCAAAAACAGCCGTCCACAAAAACGGCGAGTTTAATTTTGGGGAAAACAAAGTCGGGCTTGCCAAATAGCTTATAGTTTCTGCGCCAGCCTTTAACGCCGTTTGCTTTGAAAAACCCGATCAGCTTTAGTTCGGTCGATTGGTTTTTGGCGCTTTTTACCCGCGCCATCACAAAACTGCGCCGTTTATCGTCGAAAACGTCAGCCATTGTTCGCGCCGCCGATTATATAGGGCAAAACCCCCTCGATCGCCGCTCTAGCCACATTAACGGGGACGGCGTTGCCCGCCTGTTTTCGCGCCTGATAGTCGTTTGCGACGATCTTGTAATGATCGGGAAAGCCCTGCAACCTAAACATCTCGCGCGGCGTTAGCCGTCTTTCGCCATTGACCAGCAGA
This region of Helicobacteraceae bacterium genomic DNA includes:
- a CDS encoding very short patch repair endonuclease translates to MADVFDDKRRSFVMARVKSAKNQSTELKLIGFFKANGVKGWRRNYKLFGKPDFVFPKIKLAVFVDGCFWHGHDCRNVTPKDNAEYWREKIARNKRRDSEVAAVLQGKGWRVLRIWECALARKNIAALNLSSFL